The Stenotrophomonas sp. ASS1 genome segment GACCTTCCCGCCGTTTGCCTTGTTCGACCCGGCGCTGGGCCTGACCTCGGTGATCCCGGACATGGACCCGACCCGGCCGGCACAGGCCGACCCGGCACGCCTGCACGATGCCATCCAGCGTTTCGGCGTGACCCAACTGTTTGGCTCGCCTGCGCTGATGCGGGTGCTGGCCCGTCACGGCCGGCCGTTGCCGACGGTGACCCGGGTGACCTCGGCCGGTGCGCCGGTGCCGCCGGATGTGGTCGCCACCATCCGCAGCCTGTTGCCGGCCGATGCGCAGTTCTGGACCCCGTACGGCGCCACCGAGTGCCTGCCGGTGGCGGTGGTGGAAGGCCGCGAGCTGGAGCGTACCCGCGCGGCCACCGAGGCCGGTGCCGGTACCTGCGTGGGCAGCGTGGTTGAACCGAATGAGGTGCGCATCATCGCCATCGATGACGCACCGTTGGCCGACTGGTCGCAGGCGCGCGTGCTGGCCACCGGCGAGGTGGGCGAGATCACCGTGGCCGGACCGACCGCTACCGACAGTTACTTCAACCGCCCGCAGGCCACCGCGGCGGCGAAGATCCGCGAGACGCTGGCCGATGGCAGCACGCGCGTGGTGCATCGCATGGGTGACGTAGGCTACTTCGATGCGCAGGGCCGCCTGTGGTTCTGCGGCCGCAAGACCCATCGCGTGGAAACCGCACAGGGGCCGCTGTACACCGAACAGGTGGAGCCGGTGTTCAACACCGTGCCGGGCGTGGCGCGCACGGCACTGGTTGGCGTTGGCCCGGCGGGTGCGCAGGTGCCGGTGCTGTGCGTGGAACTGCAGCGTGGCCAGAGCGACAGCCCGGCGTTGCGCGAGGCGCTGCGCGCCCAGGCCACCCTGCGATTGCCCGAGGCGAACCTGCAGCACGTACTGATGCACCCCGCGTTCCCCGTCGATATCCGTCACAACGCCAAGATCGGCCGCGAGAAGCTCGCCGTCTGGGCCAGCGCCGAACTGGAGAAGCGCGCATGAAGATCCTGGTCACCGGTGGTGGTGGTTTCCTTGGCCAGGCGCTGTGCCGTGGGCTGGTCGAACGTGGCCACCAGGTGCTGGCGTTCAACCGCAGCCACTACCCGGAACTGCAGGCCATGGGCGTGGGCCAGATCCGTGGCGATCTGGCCGATGCGCAGGCGGTGCTGCATGCAGTGGCCGGCGTCGATGCGGTGTTCCATAACGGCGCCAAGGCCGGCGCCTGGGGCAGCTATGACAGCTACCACCAGGCCAACGTGGTCGGCACCGACAACGTGATCGCCGCCTGCCGCGCGCACGGCATCAGCCGGCTGGTCTACACCTCCACGCCCAGCGTGACCCACCGCGCGACCCACCCGGTGGAAGGCCTGGGGGCTGATGAGGTGCCGTACGGCGAGGACTTCCAGGCACCGTATGCGGCGACCAAGGCGATCGCCGAACAGCGCGTGCTGGCCGCCAACGATGCGTCGCTGGCGACGGTGGCGCTGCGCCCGCGCCTGATCTGGGGCCCGGGCGACCAGCAGCTGGTGCCGCGCCTGGCCGAACGTGCGCGGCAGGGCCGCCTGCGGCTGGTCGGCGACGGCAACAACAAGGTGGATACCACTTACATCGACAATGCCGCGCTCGCGCACTTCCTCGCTTTCGAAGCATTGGCGCCGGGCGCGGCTTGTGCGGGCAAGGCCTATTTCATCTCCAACGGCGAACCGCTGCCCATGCGCGAGCTGGTCAACAAGCTGCTGTCCGCGGTGGGTGCACCAACGGTGGACAAGGCGATCAGCTTCAAGACCGCTTATCGCATCGGTGCGGTCTGCGAGCGGCTGTGGCCGCTGCTGCGCCTGCGTGGCGAGCCGCCGCTGACCCGCTTCCTGGCCGAGCAGCTGTGCACGCCGCACTGGTACAGCATGGAGCCGGCGCGCCGTGACTTCGGCTACGTGCCGCAGGTCAGCATTGAAGAAGGGCTGCGCAGGCTGAAGGCTTCATCTGCCGCATAGGTCGCCATCACTGGTTGCACACCGCCAGATCGGGAGGATGGACCCACGCCATCCAACGGCCCGGACATCTGCGAGGAGCACCATGCTGCATTACGCCGTTATTTTCTTCGTCATCGCCATCATCGCTGCCGTGCTCGGCTTCTCCGGCATCGCCGGTGCAGCCAGCAACATCGCCTGGATCCTGTTCGTTGTGTTCCTGGTACTGGCAGTGATTTCGATGTTCCGCAAGCGCGGCTAGAAGACCGCTGGGTAGTGCCGGCCGCTGGCCGGCACTGTTCTTTCCGGTGGGTGCCGACCGTTGGTCGGCACGCCATCGTCTGGTAGGTGCCTACCTTGGTTGGCACGCCTTTTGTAGAGTCGAGCATCGCTCGACTCTACAGAGACACACAGCGCCTCTACACGGCGCTATGCAATCCGCGATCGGCTTCATGGCGCTCCAGCGCCAGTTCGATCAGGCGCGTGATCAGCGTGGTGTAGTCCACACCGCTGGCGCCCCACAGCTTCGGGTACATGCTGATGCGGGTGAAGCCCGGCAGCGTGTTGACCTCGTTGATGACGATCTCGCCGTCTGCGGTGAGGAACACATCCACGCGCGCCATGCCCGCACACTCCAGCGCCTGGTAGGCCCGCAGCGCGATCTGCTGGATACGCGCCTGGGTTGCAGCATCGATATCCGCCGGCACCACCACCTCGGCGCCATCCTCGTTGATGTACTTGGTGTCGTAGGCGTAGAACTCGTCGTGCACCACCACCTCGCCGCACAGGCTGGCCTGCGGCTGTTCGTTGCCCAGCACCGCGCACTCGATCTCACGGCCGGCCACCGCCGATTCGACCAGCACCTTGTGGTCATAGCGCAGCGCCAATGCAAGTGCCGCGGCGAAGCCCGCCGCATCCTTGACCTTGCTCACACCCACCGACGAACCCTGGTTGGCCGGCTTCACGAACAGCGGCAGGCCGAGCTGCGCGATCACCGCATCGACATCGACGTCAGGGGCCTGGTGACGCCGGATGCACAGCCACGGCGCCACCTGCAGGCCAGCGTCGCGCAGCAGGCGCTTGGTCACGTCCTTGTCCATCGCCACCGCCGAGCCCAGTATCGGCGAACCGACGAAAGGCAGGTTGGCCATGCGCAGCAGCCCCTGCAGCGCACCGTCCTCGCCCAGCGGCCCGTGCACGATCGGCAGTACCACATCGATCTGGCCCAGCGCGCTGGCCGCATCGGAGGGCTGCAGCTGTGCCTGTTCCACACCCGGGCGCACCGCCAGCGACGTGCCGGACCGATGCAGCGCGATGCGCGACGGATCATCGGCGTTGATCAGGAAGGTATCCGGCTGGCTCAGATGCCATTGGCCCTGCTTGTCGATACCGACCAGCACCGGCTCGAAGCGCTCGCGATCAAGCGCATCGAGGATGTTCTTCGCCGACTGCAGCGAAACTTCGTGCTCGGAAGACTTGCCCCCGAAAATGATGCCAACCCGGGTCCGTGCCATGGGGAATGCGATGTCCTGTGCGTTGCGTGGCCCCATAGCATGAACCTTCATCGGCCCACCGCGTGAGGCACAGATGAACCAGAAATCCATCCATGCATGGCGTGGATCTACCGTCCTCATGGCCCATCAACAGGGGTCGGAGCCCGTTGCGCAACAACGGGATCCAACCCCACGGACGACAGGAAACTGTCGAAGGCGGGGTGGGTCCGGTTGTGGGGGCGTGAGCCGCATGGATGCGGCGACCGAGCTTACATGGACGTACTTGCAGCGTCCCCCGCAACCGGACCCACCCCGCCATCCCACGGATAGCCAGCTTTTGATGTTGATCTTGCCGGCCAGCGGCCGGCACTACCACGGGTGCCGGGCGGCAGCCCGGCCCAAGCCCCCCACCCACGCAGGTAGAATGCGCACATGGCTCTCTCCCTGCTCAAGTCCCTCAAGCCGGTCGCTGGCCGCGCCCTGCAGATCGCCCTGAACCGCGCGCTGGCGCTGGATCCGGATACCCGCCATGCACTGGCCAGCCTCGACGGCCGGCACATCGACCTGACCCTGGAAGCGCCGTCGCTGGCCATGCGCATCAGCGTCGACGGTGATGCACTGCGGGTCGGCCCGGTGGACGCACAGGAAGCCGACCTGGCCGTGCGCAGCAGCCTGGCCGGCGTGCTGGCGCAGCTGCCGCTGCTGGCCAACGCACGGCGCGGCGACAACAACGGCAAGGGTCGCGTGCGCGTGGCCGGTGATGCCGAACTGGCGCGTCGCCTGCAGCAGCTCGCCAAGGGCTTCGATCCTGACTGGCAGCAGCCCTTCGTCAGCGTGTTCGGCGAGGTGCTGGGCGTGCAGGTGGCCAACACCCTGCGCGGTGCCCTTCAGCATGCGCGCCAGGGCGCGATCGACCTGGCCCACAGCGCCGCCGAGTTCATCACCGAGGAATCGCGCGACGTGGTGCCGCGTGCCGAGCTGGATGCCTTCCACGACGATGTGGACGTGCTGCGCGACGACGTCGAACGCCTCGGTGCACGCGTGCAGCGTCTGCGGGGTGCCGCATGAAGGCCGTGCTGCGTGCCAGCCGCATCGGCCGGGTGATCCTGCGTTACCGCCTCGACGACCTGTTGCAGGGCACTCCCGCCGAGCGCTGGCTGCGCCTGGCCAAGCCGTTCGTGCCGCGCGCCTCGGCCGACATCGCCGCTCAGTCGCGCGGTGCACGCCTGCGTCTGGCGCTGCAGGATCTGGGCCCGATCTTCGTCAAGTTCGGCCAGATCCTGTCCACCCGCCGCGACCTGGTGCCGCCGGATGTGGCCAATGAACTGACCCTGCTGCAGGACCGGGTCAAGCCGTTCGATGGTGAGACCGCGCGTCGCATCGTCGAGGAAGCGCTGGGCCTGCCGGTCAGCGAAGCCTTCGCCAGCTTCGATACCGAACCGCTGGCCTCGGCCTCGATCGCGCAGGTGCACGCGGCGACGCTGGCCGATGGCCGCCAGGTGGTGGTCAAGGTGCTGCGCCCGGGCATCGAGAAGCAGATCGACGCCGATATCGCGTTGCTCAATTCGCTGGCTGCCCTGGTCGAGCGCACCCACCCGCGCGCCGACAAGATCCGCCCGCGCGAAGTGGTGGCCGAAGTCGAGAACACCCTGGCTGCCGAGCTGGACCTGCAGCGCGAAGGCGCCAATGCCAGCGTGCTGCGCCGCTTCTGGGAAAACAGCGACGATCTGTACGTGCCGGAAGTGATCTGGAGCCACACCGCCGAGCGGGCACTGACCCTGGAACGCGTGTGGGGCATCCCGTCCGATGACATCGCCGCACTGGACAAGGCCGGCATCGACCGCAAGGCGCTGGCCGCCAAGGGCGTGCGGGTGTTCTACACCCAGGTGTTCCGCGACAACTTCTTCCACGCCGATGCGCACGCCGGCAACATCTGGGTCGACACCGATCCGGCGCGCCGCGCCAACCCGCGTTTCATCGCGCTGGACTTCGGCATCATGGGCCAGCTCTCGCAGGAAGATCAGTACTACCTGGCCGAGAACTTCATGGCCATCTTCAACCGCGATTACCGCCGCATCGCCGAACTGCACGTGCAGGCGCGCTGGATGCCGGACAACGTGCGCATCGATGACCTCGAAGCCGCCGTGCGTTCGGTGTGCGAGCCGTACTTCACCCGGCCGCTGTCGCAGATCTCGCTGGCCGAAGTGCTGATGAAGCTGTTCCGCGTGGCCCAGCGTTACCAGCTGACCCTGCAGCCGCAGCTGATCCTGCTGCAGAAGACCCTGCTGAACATCGAAGGCGTCGGCCGCCAGCTCGACCCGCAGATCGACATCTGGGCGGTGGCCAAGCCGGTGCTGGCGAAGATCCTGCGCGAGCGTTACAGCCCGCGCCGGGTGGTACGCGAGATCGGCAAGCGCCTGCCGGAAATCATGACCCATGCGCCGGACATGCCGCGCCTGGTGCACGCCTGGCTGACCCAGCAGGTGGAAGGCCGCCACGAACTGTCGATGCGTTCGCGCGACCTGGCCGCACTGGATGCCAGCGTGCAGCGCCTGCAGAAGCATGCGGTCGGCGCGATCACCGGTGTCGGCCTGCTGGCCATCGCTGCACTGATGTATGTGCTGCAGCCGCCGGGCTGGTACTGGGGCGACGTGCCGGCGTGGAGCTGGCTGTCCGGTGCGGTCGGCGCAGTGGCGCTGCTGCGCGCGTGGTGGAAGTAGGCCCCATGCTGCAGGCACTCAAGGACGAACTGATCCGCTTCGGCGCCGACAACGACGCACGCGAAAGCGAGCGCGGCCGACGCATGCTCAACATCACGCCCGACACCGGTGAATTCCTGTCGGTGCTGGTGCGCTTCGGCAACGCTCGCCGGGTGCTGGAAATCGGTACGTCCAACGGCTATTCCACGCTGTGGCTGGCCGAGGCAGCCACAGCCATCGACGGCCACGTGACCACGCTGGAGTACGCCGACGACAAGGTGGCGATGGCGCGAGCCACGTTTGCACGGAGTGGCCTGGGTGATCGCATCAGCCTGGTCCATGGCGATGCCGGGCTCTGGCTGGCGCAGGCCGCCGATGCCTGCATCGACCTGCTGTTCCTCGATTCGGACCGCGGGCAGTACGCCGGCTGGTGGCCGCAGCTGCGTCGCGTGCTGCGCCCGGGTGGCCTGCTGGTGGTGGACAACGCCACCTCGCATGCGGAAGAGATGCAACCGCTGCGCGTGCTGCTGGACGCTGATCCGGACTTCAGCACCAGCCTGGTGCCGGTGGGCAACGGCGAGCTGTTGGCCGTGCGCAGCGCCTGACCGCTCTAAAGGTAGGTGCCAACCTTGGTTGGCACGCGGTTGCCGGCCGCTGGCCGGCAACCGCAGCCATCCGATTGCCCGGAGGCAGCCGGCCAGCGGCCGGCTCTACCCCATTCAGTGCCCAGCCCCGATAATCCTGCCGTGAGCACCGAACCCAATACCCTCGCCGCGGTCGAGACCGACACCGCGCCCCTGCAGCTGCTGCACCTGGATGAGCGCCTGGCCGTGGTCAACAAGCCTGCCGGGCTGATGGTCCACGACAGCAAGCTGGCCCGTGGCGAAGACGACTTCCTGGCCGACCGCCTGCGCGAGCAGCTGGGCCGCCCGATCTTCCTCGTGCATCGCCTGGACCGGGCCACCAGTGGCTGCCTGCTGCTGGCCTTCGACCGCGATACCGCCAGTGCGCTGGGCAAGGCCCTGATGGGCGGCGAAGTGCTGAAGGACTACCTGACGGTCTGCCGGGGCTGGCCGGCCGAGCTCACCTGGCAGGTCGATCATGATCTGGACGGCGGCCCGGGCAAGCCGGTGAAAAAGCCGGCGATCACCGACTTCCAGCGCCTGGCCACCGGCGAGCTGTCGGTGCCGGTCGGTGAATTCACCAGCTCGCGCTACGCACTGCTGCGCTGCCAGCCGCAGACCGGACGCTTCCGGCAGATCCGCCGGCACCTCAAGCACCTCTCGCATCACATGATCGGCGACACCAGCCACGGCGATGGCCGCCACAACCGCATCTTCCGCATGCAGGGCGTGCACCGCATGCTGCTGCACGCCGAGCGCCTGCGCTTCCCGCATCCGGACGGTGGCACGGTGGACGTGCGTGCGCCGTTGGACGGCGGGTTCCAGAAGGCGCTGGACCTGTTCGGCTGGCAGGTGGATACCGATTGACGGTAGTGCCGGCCGCTGGCCGGCATCTGCGCGATTCCAGATGTAATGGGGAGCCGGCCAGCGGCCGGCACTACCTCATTTCTTTTCCGGCTCGTTGACGATCGCTTCCAGATCCTTCTGCAGGTCCGCGAACAGCGGCTGCATGCGCGCCTGGATTGCCACCATCACGTTCTGCATCAGCGCCGGGGTCTTGTCCAGCAGGCTCTGGCCGGCCGCGCTCTCGTAGAACTCGGCCATCGCCAGCACGTCTTCCTTGCTGAAGGTCTTTTTGTACAGGTCCACGTACATCGGCCGCAGCTGCTGCCAGGACAGGGCCTGGCGCAGGGTCTGGCTGGTCCGTGCCTGGATCCGCTTCAGCTGTTCCTGCTGCTGGGCATTGAGCTGGCGCTGTGCGGCTACCTGCTGGAACTGCTGCTGCTGCATCGCCTCGATCTGCGGCAGCATGGTGTCGATCATGCTCTGCGCACGTGACGCCGACAGCAGGCGGTTGATGTCGCCATCGGTCGGCGGCGCGGCCAGGGCCGGAACGCTCGCCACGGCCAGCGCCAGCAGCAGGGCGGCGCGGCGCAGCAGGGACGGCAGGGCGGGTGCGGTGCGGGTCATGCGGGCTTCCTGCAGTACATGGGACGGCCAGCATACCCGCAGCCAAGGCGAAGGCGGCGTGTTCGGTACCTGATCGGCGGCATACGGCGCGCGATGCCGCACTCCGGTGCGTGGCTGCCGCTACAATGCGCGGATGGGCAGTGGACCGGTCACCATCAGCGCGCAGCTTGAAATCCCCGACGGCGAGATCGTCGAGCGGTTCGTGCGTGCCAGTGGCGCCGGTGGCCAGAACGTCAACAAGGTCTCCACTGCGGTGGAACTACGTTTCGATGTGGCCAACTCGCCCTCGTTGCCTGAACCGTTGCGCGCGCGCCTGCTGGCGCGGCGTGACCGGCGCATGACCGGCGAAGGCGTGCTGGTCATCGACGCGCAACGTTTCCGGACCCAGGATCGCAATCGCGAGGATGCGCGCGATCGGCTGGCGGCCTTCATCCAGGCCGGGCTGAGCGTGCCCAAGCCGCGCAAGGCCACCAAGCCGACCCTCGGGTCGAAACTGCGTCGTCTGGACGCCAAACGCGGGCGCGCGCAGATCAAGCGCGGGCGCTCATCACGTGACTGGGAGTGATTGCTTGAACAACCCGACTTCGTTGCTGCCGGCCGTGCCGCCGCAGATGCCGCAGGTCAAACCCAACGCCTTCCTGCGCTGGCTGGCGCGCTGCACCCTGCGCATGGGCGGCTGGAAGGTGACCGGTACCCTGCCTGACATCCCCAGGCTGGTCTTCATCATCGCCCCGCATTCGTCCAACTGGGACGGCCTGTGGGGCATGGCCGCGAAGATCGCGCTGGGCATGAAGGTGAAGGTGCTGGGCAAGGCATCGCTGTTCTGGTGGCCGCTCGGCCCGCTGCTGCACAAGCTGGGCGTGATCCCGCTCGATCGCAGCTCGCCGCAGGGCACGGTGGGCCAGGCGGTGGATCTGCTGCGCAACAACGAGAAGATGTGGTTCGCCATCACGCCCGAGGGCACCCGCAAGGCCGTGAAGGACTGGAAGGCCGGCTTCCTGAAGATCGCGCGGATGGCCGACGTGCCGATCCTGGCCGCGTATTTCCACTACCCGGAAAAGACCATCGGCATCGGCCCGCTGTTCACGCCGACCGGCGATGACGCCGCCGACATGGCCGCCATCCGCGAGTTCTACCGGCCTTGGATCGGCAAGACCCGCGGTACGGTCTGAGCCGGCCGCAGGCCGCCGCATAGACGCCACGTCCGGCACATGCCGGGCGAGCGCGACAGGAGTAGGGTGGAGGGCTGGTATCCCGTACCGTCTGCCCAAGGAGTGTTTTACATGTCGCGTACCGTAGTCCTGGCCGCCGCCATCAGCCTGGCGCTGGCGGCCTGTTCCGGCAAGGAGTCCACCCCCGTGTCCGATGCCCAGAAAGCCCCGGCCCAGCAGCCGGCCGAAGCCTCCACCAATCCGCTGCTGAGCGCCAGCACGCTGCCGTTCCAGGCGCCGCAGTTCGACAAGATCAAGGACAGCGACTACCTGCCGGCGTTCGAAGAAGGCATGCGCCAGCACCTGGCCGACGTGCGCAAGATCGCTGACAGCAGCGAGCCGGCCACCTTCGACAACACCATCGTGGCGATGGAGCGCAGCGGCGAGACGCTGAACCGCGTGTCGCGCATCTTCTTCGGCCTGGTCCAGGCCGATACCAACGATGCGCGCCAGAAGATCCAGGAAGACGTGGCGCCGAAGCTGGCCGCGCACCAGGACGAGATCAACCTCGATCCGAAGCTGTTCGCGCGCGTGAAGTCGCTGTACGACCAGCGTGACACGCTGGAGCTGGACCCGGTGCAGAAGCGCCTGGTCGAGCACTACTACGACGGCCTGGTGCGCGCCGGTGCGCAGCTGTCCGATGC includes the following:
- the oleC gene encoding olefin beta-lactone synthetase, with the protein product MNRPCNIAARLPELARERPDQIAIRCPGRRGAGNGMAAYDVTLDYRQLDARSDAMAAGLAGYGIGRGVRTVVMVRPSPEFFLLMFALFKLGAVPVLVDPGIDKRALKQCLDEAQPEAFIGIPLAHVARLALRWAPSATRLVTVGRRLGWGGTTLAALERAGANGGAMLAATDGEDMAAILFTSGSTGVPKGVVYRHRHFVGQIQLLGSAFGMEAGGVDLPTFPPFALFDPALGLTSVIPDMDPTRPAQADPARLHDAIQRFGVTQLFGSPALMRVLARHGRPLPTVTRVTSAGAPVPPDVVATIRSLLPADAQFWTPYGATECLPVAVVEGRELERTRAATEAGAGTCVGSVVEPNEVRIIAIDDAPLADWSQARVLATGEVGEITVAGPTATDSYFNRPQATAAAKIRETLADGSTRVVHRMGDVGYFDAQGRLWFCGRKTHRVETAQGPLYTEQVEPVFNTVPGVARTALVGVGPAGAQVPVLCVELQRGQSDSPALREALRAQATLRLPEANLQHVLMHPAFPVDIRHNAKIGREKLAVWASAELEKRA
- the oleD gene encoding 2-alkyl-3-oxoalkanoate reductase yields the protein MKILVTGGGGFLGQALCRGLVERGHQVLAFNRSHYPELQAMGVGQIRGDLADAQAVLHAVAGVDAVFHNGAKAGAWGSYDSYHQANVVGTDNVIAACRAHGISRLVYTSTPSVTHRATHPVEGLGADEVPYGEDFQAPYAATKAIAEQRVLAANDASLATVALRPRLIWGPGDQQLVPRLAERARQGRLRLVGDGNNKVDTTYIDNAALAHFLAFEALAPGAACAGKAYFISNGEPLPMRELVNKLLSAVGAPTVDKAISFKTAYRIGAVCERLWPLLRLRGEPPLTRFLAEQLCTPHWYSMEPARRDFGYVPQVSIEEGLRRLKASSAA
- a CDS encoding DUF1328 domain-containing protein translates to MLHYAVIFFVIAIIAAVLGFSGIAGAASNIAWILFVVFLVLAVISMFRKRG
- the ddlA gene encoding D-alanine--D-alanine ligase; this translates as MARTRVGIIFGGKSSEHEVSLQSAKNILDALDRERFEPVLVGIDKQGQWHLSQPDTFLINADDPSRIALHRSGTSLAVRPGVEQAQLQPSDAASALGQIDVVLPIVHGPLGEDGALQGLLRMANLPFVGSPILGSAVAMDKDVTKRLLRDAGLQVAPWLCIRRHQAPDVDVDAVIAQLGLPLFVKPANQGSSVGVSKVKDAAGFAAALALALRYDHKVLVESAVAGREIECAVLGNEQPQASLCGEVVVHDEFYAYDTKYINEDGAEVVVPADIDAATQARIQQIALRAYQALECAGMARVDVFLTADGEIVINEVNTLPGFTRISMYPKLWGASGVDYTTLITRLIELALERHEADRGLHSAV
- a CDS encoding SCP2 sterol-binding domain-containing protein; protein product: MALSLLKSLKPVAGRALQIALNRALALDPDTRHALASLDGRHIDLTLEAPSLAMRISVDGDALRVGPVDAQEADLAVRSSLAGVLAQLPLLANARRGDNNGKGRVRVAGDAELARRLQQLAKGFDPDWQQPFVSVFGEVLGVQVANTLRGALQHARQGAIDLAHSAAEFITEESRDVVPRAELDAFHDDVDVLRDDVERLGARVQRLRGAA
- the ubiB gene encoding ubiquinone biosynthesis regulatory protein kinase UbiB, encoding MKAVLRASRIGRVILRYRLDDLLQGTPAERWLRLAKPFVPRASADIAAQSRGARLRLALQDLGPIFVKFGQILSTRRDLVPPDVANELTLLQDRVKPFDGETARRIVEEALGLPVSEAFASFDTEPLASASIAQVHAATLADGRQVVVKVLRPGIEKQIDADIALLNSLAALVERTHPRADKIRPREVVAEVENTLAAELDLQREGANASVLRRFWENSDDLYVPEVIWSHTAERALTLERVWGIPSDDIAALDKAGIDRKALAAKGVRVFYTQVFRDNFFHADAHAGNIWVDTDPARRANPRFIALDFGIMGQLSQEDQYYLAENFMAIFNRDYRRIAELHVQARWMPDNVRIDDLEAAVRSVCEPYFTRPLSQISLAEVLMKLFRVAQRYQLTLQPQLILLQKTLLNIEGVGRQLDPQIDIWAVAKPVLAKILRERYSPRRVVREIGKRLPEIMTHAPDMPRLVHAWLTQQVEGRHELSMRSRDLAALDASVQRLQKHAVGAITGVGLLAIAALMYVLQPPGWYWGDVPAWSWLSGAVGAVALLRAWWK
- a CDS encoding O-methyltransferase → MLQALKDELIRFGADNDARESERGRRMLNITPDTGEFLSVLVRFGNARRVLEIGTSNGYSTLWLAEAATAIDGHVTTLEYADDKVAMARATFARSGLGDRISLVHGDAGLWLAQAADACIDLLFLDSDRGQYAGWWPQLRRVLRPGGLLVVDNATSHAEEMQPLRVLLDADPDFSTSLVPVGNGELLAVRSA
- a CDS encoding pseudouridine synthase; this translates as MSTEPNTLAAVETDTAPLQLLHLDERLAVVNKPAGLMVHDSKLARGEDDFLADRLREQLGRPIFLVHRLDRATSGCLLLAFDRDTASALGKALMGGEVLKDYLTVCRGWPAELTWQVDHDLDGGPGKPVKKPAITDFQRLATGELSVPVGEFTSSRYALLRCQPQTGRFRQIRRHLKHLSHHMIGDTSHGDGRHNRIFRMQGVHRMLLHAERLRFPHPDGGTVDVRAPLDGGFQKALDLFGWQVDTD
- a CDS encoding DUF2059 domain-containing protein, translated to MTRTAPALPSLLRRAALLLALAVASVPALAAPPTDGDINRLLSASRAQSMIDTMLPQIEAMQQQQFQQVAAQRQLNAQQQEQLKRIQARTSQTLRQALSWQQLRPMYVDLYKKTFSKEDVLAMAEFYESAAGQSLLDKTPALMQNVMVAIQARMQPLFADLQKDLEAIVNEPEKK
- the arfB gene encoding alternative ribosome rescue aminoacyl-tRNA hydrolase ArfB gives rise to the protein MGSGPVTISAQLEIPDGEIVERFVRASGAGGQNVNKVSTAVELRFDVANSPSLPEPLRARLLARRDRRMTGEGVLVIDAQRFRTQDRNREDARDRLAAFIQAGLSVPKPRKATKPTLGSKLRRLDAKRGRAQIKRGRSSRDWE
- a CDS encoding lysophospholipid acyltransferase family protein, whose protein sequence is MNNPTSLLPAVPPQMPQVKPNAFLRWLARCTLRMGGWKVTGTLPDIPRLVFIIAPHSSNWDGLWGMAAKIALGMKVKVLGKASLFWWPLGPLLHKLGVIPLDRSSPQGTVGQAVDLLRNNEKMWFAITPEGTRKAVKDWKAGFLKIARMADVPILAAYFHYPEKTIGIGPLFTPTGDDAADMAAIREFYRPWIGKTRGTV